The Panicum hallii strain FIL2 chromosome 5, PHallii_v3.1, whole genome shotgun sequence genome contains the following window.
GGGAGGATCTGCTGCGCAGTTGATGTGAGCGTCTCAAGATAGATGATGACCTCGTTCGCATACTCGTTGCCGCCAGGTGGAGGGTCATCAGCCATCCAGTTGACACCATCAGATTGCCTCATGAACTCATCAGCCTTGGCACGCAATAACCGCAGCAGGAGTGCCTCCGCAGCATCGCGTGACCTGCGAAGTGGGAAGTCACGCCGACCACGCTCCACGGCACGCAACGGCACACCACACAGTTGAGCAGCATGGCGTGTGAAAAACTCACATGCCCGTTCCATGACAGACATGTTAGCAGCAACCTGCATTGCCTGGGACACACTTAGACCACTGCCTGAATCCACAAGCTTCTGAATCGAGGCATCCACCACCTCAGAGAGGATCCGACCAAGGTACTTTTTCACGGATGCATAGGTGTCCCCACCACCACCATGTGCCATGAAGCTCACAGAATCTTCAGTGAATGAACGAACAATGCGGCAAATGTCTGGGACAGTGCATGAGAATGGTGCAACATATGGGAAAGCCGGGGTGATGTCTGAGCTCTGAATTCCAAATGCAAGAACATTCATTGAGTACTCATACTCCTTTCTCATGAGCATCTGATCAAACTTATCTGCAGCCAGTGCCTCCGCCACCTGCCTACGGCAATCTGCAAGTAGCAAATCATGGTACTTGTCTCTGTGCTTAGCCAGCACATCAAGCAGCATCCCTACTGGATAACCATACCGCCGCATTGTGGCAGAAAGCAAAGCAGCATAATCAGTTATGAGAAGCAAGTGGTTTGCTGTCTGCATCCTGGAGAAGTTGTCCTCCATCACAGAGACCATCTTCCCCACGGCAGCATCCCAGAGTGCATCTACATCTGGCCGAGATGTGAGCCCACCCCCTGTTCTGAACACCCGGTCCTCAACAATAAAGAACCCAGCAATCTGCGAGAAGAACACCTGGTGGGACTCAAGGAATGGTGTCGCCGCAATGACATCAAAGTCCGAAGTCAGCTGCAGCTTCCTGTTCTCGAGGTAGTACTTCTTGAACCGCTCACCCAGCGCCAGCGTCTGGTGTATATGCATCGCTCGATAGAGTGGTGTAAGGTCAAACGAGGCTGCAGCAGCACCATCTGCAGCGTCAGCTGTTGCCGCGGCTGCCGCAAAATCATCGAGGTCACCAACTCCATCGTCATCCAGAGTGATGCACTCCTCCAGCGGGCGGTGCTTGGAGCGGAGCTCCTCCTGGCGCTGCCTGGCAGCAGCCGAGCGGCCAATGGCTACCTGGCCAAGGTGCCTCGACGCAGCGCGGATGCTGACCATCCAGTCGGAGAACTCCCTGGAGATCTCGCGCTCGGCGTGGGCGCGCACGGCAGGGACGACGCTGAGCAGCATGCGGCGGAGCGTGGGGAGCGGCAGCGGCTCGGGCCCCGAGGCGAGATCACGGTCGATGGCGTCGACGGCGCGCAGGGCGAGGTAGAGGCCGTGGTTGCCGGCCTGGAGGTGCGCGTTCGCCCGCGCCGCGAGCGCGAGCAGCCGTACGCAGCGGCGGGAGGAGGAGAGTGCGGAGGAGAGGTTCCCCGCGAGCGATCGCGCGGCGAGGAAGGACTCGAGCGAGGCGAGCAGCGGGGCCGCCGAGGAGAGGAGAGCAGAGTGGGACGCCGAGAGGGAGCCCTTGagcgcgtcggcgtcggcgaggAGGGAGCGGAGGTCATCGACAGCGCGGATGAAGTCGTGGAAGTGAGCGCGGCACAGCTCCTCGATCTCGGCCTCCCGGTCCCGCACCGCGGCGCGGAGCGAGGCGAgcagcggctcggggcggccgCACGCGAACGCCCGGCGCACGAAGGGGCCCAGGTCCTCCCCGGCCGCGATGGCGGCGGAGAGCTGCGCGAGGTCCGCCTCGGACGGCGCGGAGGCGGACGACGCGTGTCCGCCGGCCGCCgacggcggcgcgtcgccggGGAGCTTGCGCCGCATCGAGATctgaggagggagggaggagggtAAGCAGATGAGTTGGGGGCAGCTCAGCAGTTGCCGAGCTTATGCTTGGAGACTAGTCGACGAAACGGAACGGGAAGGGGGTGGTCGGAGAAGGTGGGGTTGGGTGGCTGGAAGCGGGGTCCACGAAGCGAACGCCCACTGGGGCCAGCGTGTCAGTGAGTGTTTGGAGTGAAAGGTAAATTGCTTGCGTGGGTGGGACGGGACGGAGGAAGCGGAGGTGACGGCAGATGATCGTGTATGAACGCGCACGGGCACGGTGTGGGAGAGGTGGGTGGTAACCGGTAAGACGAGAGGTGGGATGGGTCATGGGTGActgcaggtggggccaaaaAGATGGGGATGTTGGTGAGGTACGGCACTGGACAGTGGGTCCTTGTTGTCAGGGAGATACGGGCCTGTTGTCAGCTGGTGAAAGGAGGCTGCAGACGATGGGAGAGAATGGTGACCGTCGATTTGTTACCTTTTTGGAACTTCAAATCTACTATTTACTCTCTCCAAAGAGTCCATTTCAGTTTTCAAATACCAAAGAGTCCAATTCAGTTCATGAATACTCCAATTCTTCGGTTGTCAAATACAAAAGTCCATCCTAAGTCATAACACGgttctgatgaggacatcgccataCTGGATACACTTGAGTCTTAATCTTTTCCGAGTTAAAAGGCGTCACCGACTTGATCTTCCGTTTGGATCGGAATCAGCCGACCACACTAGAAAGAAAACGGCGATATCTCCTTCATATGACATCGAACAAGACGTTCTTTGATGCGTTGGAAAGAAGATGACGAAACCTTTCATTTAGTTCTGATCCTAACTCCAAAAACATCATGGATCATTTTGGGTAACCAAGATAAGATGCTGCGTTACCAGTTTTGGATCATGTTGGACTTGTATCGTGTCAGATCTTAAGCCCGTGTTGTAGGCGTCCCCTCTAATCGACCCCAACCCTAACTGATCCCTTTTGATAAACTCAATAGTCGTCGCTGCAAAACTTAagttttgtttagttctagttttcgATTGAGAAACTGAGATTGATTCATTGTAACTGTGGCGACACGTCCTTTGTTACTATGATCCAGGGTCCATGTTCTTGTTCTCCTTGACTGTGTTGATTAGTCCTTTCGAATTGAGAGCTCGAACCTTTTACTTAGATCTATTTTATATACATCTACAATTTCAGATTGCGTGTTTATACTTTCTTACTTATATTTTTCGATTCGCTAGCAGGGAAAAGCCTTCTTGGCAAGATCAATCGAGTTGTTCTTGGTTGATTCCAACGGAGCAGCAGTGTAGCGGTTGCAGGGATTCAAACTGTGTCTAATTAGAAGTCCaaatcatcaacgtcgagttcttcatcatcatcacttCTAATTAGCAAAGCCAAACTAGCTTGTTTGATTGCTAGCTCCAATTTGCCACATTTGACCTTGGGTAAGTATGACAAGTTAAAAAAAAAGTGTGGCCAAAAAATTTGGAGCCACAACTTGCCATGCCTAAAAGAATCTTGTCACATTTTTTTTCTAACTCTATGACATGTGGAGCCAGATAGAATCTTGCTTAGGTTATTTTCCAACCGAACACTAGTCCACTTGGTGAAAATTGAAGTTACATGCCAAAGTGTGTCTAGGAACCAAATACTCCTATTATTGTCGTGTTTTATAATTCAAAGGATATACCGGAGTTAGTGATCAATATTGATCCATTTAATCTTTTCTCTATTGTCTAATATGTATTCCCATACTTAGGGCTACATAGTTCAAACCATTCAGGGCAACTTTAGTATGCTTTTGTAACAATTATTAAAATGTAATGATGTTTTAATGCGGGACATGAAATAATTTTTCCTTCCTGTGTTAACTTATTCTAAGATTCCTAGAAGTCCTTATATTTAGGACAAATGGAGTAATTATTAGCAAGCGTTTTTTAATCCAAATATGGCACTTCCATGGCACATAAATTGTGGATAGATTATTGGTTAAAGCGTTTTTTTATTGTCAAATTGTACCTACTAAAAACAGAGAGTATTGATCACTTCATCCATAGAAGGTTTTCTAGGCTTGGCAGTGTAGGTTGCATCCGTTAGCAACCGTGCTAAGGAAATTTTTCTATGGTCCAATTCAATCAGCTTTTGTGTAGCCAGCTGCAGATGCACAA
Protein-coding sequences here:
- the LOC112894525 gene encoding exocyst complex component SEC15B, with product MRRKLPGDAPPSAAGGHASSASAPSEADLAQLSAAIAAGEDLGPFVRRAFACGRPEPLLASLRAAVRDREAEIEELCRAHFHDFIRAVDDLRSLLADADALKGSLSASHSALLSSAAPLLASLESFLAARSLAGNLSSALSSSRRCVRLLALAARANAHLQAGNHGLYLALRAVDAIDRDLASGPEPLPLPTLRRMLLSVVPAVRAHAEREISREFSDWMVSIRAASRHLGQVAIGRSAAARQRQEELRSKHRPLEECITLDDDGVGDLDDFAAAAATADAADGAAAASFDLTPLYRAMHIHQTLALGERFKKYYLENRKLQLTSDFDVIAATPFLESHQVFFSQIAGFFIVEDRVFRTGGGLTSRPDVDALWDAAVGKMVSVMEDNFSRMQTANHLLLITDYAALLSATMRRYGYPVGMLLDVLAKHRDKYHDLLLADCRRQVAEALAADKFDQMLMRKEYEYSMNVLAFGIQSSDITPAFPYVAPFSCTVPDICRIVRSFTEDSVSFMAHGGGGDTYASVKKYLGRILSEVVDASIQKLVDSGSGLSVSQAMQVAANMSVMERACEFFTRHAAQLCGVPLRAVERGRRDFPLRRSRDAAEALLLRLLRAKADEFMRQSDGVNWMADDPPPGGNEYANEVIIYLETLTSTAQQILPLPVLRRVLVAVLAHISERIVDLFLNDSVKRFNANAVTGIDTDLKMFEAFAEGMSSLFEDSDQESVKNEMKAALVEARQLVNLLMSNSPETFLNPVIRGKNYNKLDYRKVAIISEKFRDTSESYFSTFGTRGARQNPKKKSLDTLIKRLREAS